In one window of Azoarcus olearius DNA:
- a CDS encoding YfiR family protein: MHVSVLTRPILLRVLFALACLAAVLAPPCLADAPAAPAPVPEYALKAALFFKLPPFVYRPDTDRTTPLTMCILGSNPFGNALDRLASATIDGRPVRIRRLDAGRDAGSCEFAFVSRSEADDLDATLRRLAMHPVVTVSDIDGFARAGGMVEFALGSEGSIAILINRSAGQRLGIEFNAQLLRLARVVVP; this comes from the coding sequence ATGCACGTTTCCGTATTGACGAGGCCGATCCTGCTGCGCGTGCTGTTCGCGCTCGCCTGTCTGGCCGCGGTGCTGGCACCGCCCTGCCTGGCGGATGCACCGGCAGCGCCCGCGCCGGTGCCCGAGTACGCGCTGAAAGCCGCGCTGTTCTTCAAGCTGCCGCCCTTCGTGTACCGCCCCGACACCGACCGCACCACGCCGCTGACGATGTGCATCCTGGGCAGCAACCCGTTCGGCAATGCGCTCGACCGCCTCGCCAGCGCCACGATCGACGGCCGCCCGGTGCGCATCCGCCGCCTCGACGCCGGGCGCGACGCCGGCAGCTGCGAATTCGCCTTCGTCAGCCGCAGCGAGGCCGACGATCTCGACGCGACCCTGCGCCGGCTGGCGATGCACCCAGTGGTCACCGTGTCGGACATCGACGGCTTCGCGCGCGCCGGCGGCATGGTCGAGTTCGCCCTCGGCAGCGAAGGTTCGATCGCCATCCTGATCAACCGGAGCGCGGGCCAGCGCCTCGGCATCGAGTTCAACGCGCAGCTGCTGCGCCTTGCCCGCGTGGTGGTGCCATGA
- a CDS encoding organic hydroperoxide resistance protein, giving the protein MDTIKPLFTATATAKGGRNGHTRSSDGRVSVDLSVPKEMGGPGKEGTTTPEDLFAAGYAACFGGAIDFVAKQQKKDATGATVTCAVSIGPRDGGGFGLAVKMRVEDTSLPQADLAALVQEAHYKICPYSHATRNNVSVEFEVVGG; this is encoded by the coding sequence ATGGATACGATCAAGCCGCTTTTCACTGCCACCGCGACCGCCAAAGGGGGCCGCAACGGCCACACCCGCTCTTCGGACGGGCGGGTCAGCGTCGATCTTTCCGTACCCAAGGAGATGGGCGGTCCCGGCAAGGAGGGCACCACCACGCCGGAAGACCTGTTCGCGGCGGGCTATGCCGCGTGCTTCGGCGGCGCGATCGACTTCGTCGCCAAGCAGCAGAAGAAGGACGCCACCGGCGCGACCGTGACCTGCGCGGTGTCGATCGGGCCGCGCGACGGCGGCGGCTTCGGGCTGGCGGTGAAGATGCGGGTGGAGGACACCAGCCTGCCGCAGGCCGACCTCGCGGCGCTGGTGCAGGAGGCGCACTACAAGATCTGCCCGTATTCGCATGCGACGCGCAACAACGTCAGCGTCGAGTTCGAGGTGGTCGGCGGCTGA
- a CDS encoding diguanylate cyclase — protein sequence MMVERHRILVVDDERINRKLLSELLEEHHDVVIAKSGEQALERVQADSAVDLILLDVVMPGMSGHDVLRRLKASDATKDVPVIFITSLNSVDDEEIGLDLGAADYITKPFHPGIVRLRVENHLRFVRQRKILETLAGRDCLTEIDNRRRFEEVLEREWRRAGRGSGPMSVAIIDVDYFKQYNDHYGHARGDQALKAVAKALSGGPNRASDFVARYGGEEFVMLFPGTPADGARELAESVRHAVASLAIPHAHSAVAPHLTVSIGGATSDDYQSPGHALIEAADTMLYRAKAEGRNRVLWRD from the coding sequence ATGATGGTGGAACGCCACAGGATCCTCGTCGTCGACGACGAGCGCATCAACCGCAAGCTGCTCTCCGAACTGCTCGAGGAGCACCACGACGTCGTCATTGCCAAGAGCGGCGAGCAGGCGCTGGAGCGGGTACAGGCCGACAGCGCGGTGGACCTCATCCTGCTCGACGTGGTGATGCCCGGCATGAGCGGGCACGACGTGCTGCGCCGCTTGAAGGCGAGCGACGCCACCAAGGACGTTCCGGTGATCTTCATCACCTCGCTCAATTCGGTGGACGACGAAGAGATCGGCCTCGACCTCGGCGCCGCAGACTACATCACCAAGCCCTTCCATCCGGGCATCGTGCGGCTGCGGGTCGAAAACCACCTGCGCTTCGTGCGCCAGCGCAAGATCCTGGAAACGCTGGCCGGGCGCGATTGCCTGACGGAAATCGACAACCGCCGCCGCTTCGAGGAAGTGCTGGAACGCGAATGGCGCCGTGCCGGACGCGGCTCGGGGCCGATGTCGGTGGCGATCATCGACGTCGATTACTTCAAGCAGTACAACGACCACTACGGCCATGCGCGCGGCGACCAGGCGCTGAAGGCCGTCGCCAAGGCGCTGTCCGGCGGGCCCAACCGCGCGAGCGACTTTGTCGCGCGCTACGGCGGCGAGGAGTTCGTGATGCTGTTTCCCGGCACCCCCGCCGATGGCGCGCGCGAACTGGCGGAGTCGGTGCGGCACGCGGTCGCCTCGCTCGCAATCCCGCACGCGCACTCCGCGGTGGCGCCCCACCTGACGGTTTCGATCGGCGGCGCCACCAGCGACGACTACCAGTCGCCCGGCCACGCCCTCATCGAAGCCGCCGACACGATGCTGTACCGCGCCAAGGCCGAGGGCCGCAACCGCGTCCTCTGGCGCGACTGA
- a CDS encoding response regulator, with the protein MKGSARLSDLLHPETIRGKLMVLSVTGLLIGVVLVFALIVYQQQRLIRNEWADSLNAQARLIATNSEAALAFQDRSEAARLLAAVQSNPFILRARLLVGPDGAVFAQYDRGDADPIPDMPDAAGDGGAHFAEGWLIVQSRVRTGDGSDARVELVASLESMRQTEWNLALETGTMLLLALVLSLWLAGRMAHRLSAPVERISALLQRMSSNAALDERLQVQGNDEIARLAHGLNTLIDTLQARDRELNDYRQHLEELVEQRTRQLSIATAEAQQASRAKSDFLARMSHEIRTPMNAVIGLTHLALRTELSPQQRDYLRKIRGSSQALLGIINDILDFSKIEAGKLRLEQIPFTLHDVIDNLSNIVTVKAAEKGLDVLLAIDPAIPDRMRGDPLRLSQILINLGTNAVKFTERGEVVVDCRLIDKTEDCVRVRFSVTDTGIGISAAQRGLLFQSFHQADGSITRRFGGTGLGLAISKQLIEIMEGSLEVASEPGEGSTFSFVIPFGTVAGARERHYLAPEELRHKPILVVDDNPTARAMLRTMIEHFHFVADTAASGEEAILKIREAGEQGYAVVLMDRDMPGLDGIEAARRIKLDLSLPTPPRILLMASYTKDHALQEAGHGAGLDGILTKPVGPSLLFNSLLKVLGHAHRVEPEEPLFADQPTQGLAGIRGARVLLVEDNPINQQVATEFLRQAGLQVDLAGDGYEGVDRAVATAYDLILMDVQMPGMDGLEATRRIRARDSHTPIVAMTAHALDTDRERSRAAGMNGHLTKPIDPAELETTLVRWIPPGVRALPADALPAAADTTTEELPVIDALDGAQGLKRVGGSARLYLDLLRDFLKGHASDAERVEALVEGGDWATAGRVLHTFKGVAAALGGTELAALAVRVEDAVREQNRGAAVEALPPFTRALGNLCGALAEHFARHPGGAPAASASVGATEGPDLREGLEQAAELLRAGNSRAERVVASIAPAAHAQGHGGEVDAILAAIEDVEFDAALARVNALLARFERNG; encoded by the coding sequence ATGAAAGGTTCCGCGCGCCTGAGCGATCTGCTGCACCCCGAAACCATCCGCGGCAAGCTGATGGTGCTGTCGGTGACCGGGCTGCTGATCGGCGTGGTGCTGGTGTTCGCGCTCATCGTCTATCAGCAGCAACGGCTGATCCGCAACGAATGGGCGGACTCGCTGAACGCTCAGGCCCGTCTGATCGCCACCAACAGCGAAGCGGCGCTGGCCTTCCAGGACCGCAGCGAGGCCGCCCGCCTGCTCGCCGCGGTGCAGTCCAACCCCTTCATCCTGCGCGCCCGCCTGCTGGTGGGGCCGGATGGAGCGGTATTCGCCCAGTACGACCGGGGCGATGCCGACCCGATTCCCGACATGCCGGACGCAGCCGGCGACGGCGGCGCCCACTTTGCGGAAGGCTGGCTGATCGTGCAGTCGCGGGTGCGCACCGGCGACGGCAGCGACGCGCGGGTGGAGCTGGTCGCCTCGCTCGAATCCATGCGCCAGACCGAATGGAACCTGGCGCTGGAGACCGGCACCATGCTGCTGCTGGCGCTGGTGCTGTCGCTGTGGCTCGCCGGCCGCATGGCGCACCGGCTGTCGGCACCGGTCGAGCGCATCAGCGCGCTGCTGCAGCGGATGTCCTCCAACGCGGCGCTGGACGAGCGCCTGCAGGTGCAGGGCAACGACGAGATCGCGCGCCTCGCGCACGGCCTCAACACGCTGATCGACACGCTGCAGGCGCGCGACCGCGAACTCAACGACTACCGCCAGCACCTCGAGGAACTGGTCGAGCAGCGCACCCGCCAGCTGTCGATCGCCACTGCCGAGGCGCAGCAGGCCAGCCGCGCCAAGTCCGACTTCCTGGCGCGCATGAGCCACGAGATCCGCACCCCGATGAACGCGGTGATCGGCCTTACCCACCTCGCGCTGCGCACCGAGCTGAGTCCGCAACAGCGCGACTACCTGCGCAAGATCCGCGGCTCCTCGCAGGCCCTGCTCGGCATCATCAACGACATCCTCGACTTCTCGAAGATCGAAGCCGGCAAGCTGCGGCTGGAGCAGATCCCGTTCACGCTGCACGACGTCATCGACAACCTCAGCAACATCGTCACCGTGAAGGCGGCCGAAAAAGGCTTGGACGTGCTGCTCGCGATTGACCCCGCGATTCCCGACCGCATGCGCGGCGACCCGCTGCGGCTGAGCCAGATCCTGATCAACCTCGGCACCAATGCGGTGAAATTCACCGAGCGCGGCGAAGTGGTGGTGGATTGCCGTCTGATAGACAAGACCGAGGACTGCGTGCGGGTGCGCTTCTCGGTCACCGACACCGGCATCGGCATCAGCGCCGCGCAGCGCGGGCTGCTGTTCCAGTCCTTCCACCAGGCCGACGGCTCGATCACGCGGCGCTTCGGCGGCACCGGGCTGGGGCTGGCGATCTCGAAACAGCTGATCGAGATCATGGAGGGTTCGCTCGAAGTTGCCAGCGAACCGGGGGAAGGCAGTACATTCTCGTTTGTCATCCCGTTCGGCACCGTGGCCGGCGCGCGCGAGCGGCATTACCTGGCGCCGGAAGAACTGCGCCACAAGCCCATCCTGGTGGTGGATGACAACCCGACCGCGCGCGCGATGCTGCGCACGATGATCGAACACTTTCACTTTGTCGCGGATACGGCCGCCAGTGGAGAAGAAGCCATTCTGAAGATCAGGGAAGCCGGCGAGCAGGGCTACGCCGTGGTGCTGATGGACCGCGACATGCCCGGACTGGACGGCATCGAAGCCGCGCGCCGCATCAAGCTCGACCTGAGCCTGCCCACGCCGCCGCGCATCCTGCTGATGGCCTCCTACACCAAGGACCATGCGCTGCAGGAAGCCGGGCACGGCGCCGGGCTGGACGGCATCCTCACCAAGCCGGTCGGCCCTTCCCTGCTGTTCAATTCGCTGCTCAAGGTGCTCGGCCACGCCCACCGCGTGGAACCGGAAGAGCCGCTGTTCGCCGACCAGCCGACGCAGGGCCTCGCCGGCATCCGCGGCGCGCGCGTGCTGCTGGTGGAAGACAACCCGATCAACCAGCAGGTGGCCACCGAGTTCCTCCGCCAGGCCGGCCTGCAGGTGGATCTGGCGGGCGACGGTTACGAAGGCGTGGACCGCGCGGTCGCCACCGCCTATGACCTGATCCTGATGGACGTCCAGATGCCCGGCATGGACGGGCTGGAAGCGACGCGCCGCATCCGCGCCCGCGACAGCCACACACCCATCGTTGCCATGACTGCGCACGCGCTCGATACCGACCGCGAGCGCAGCCGCGCGGCGGGCATGAACGGGCATCTCACCAAGCCGATCGACCCGGCGGAGCTGGAAACCACGCTGGTGCGCTGGATTCCCCCCGGCGTGCGCGCCCTGCCGGCCGACGCGCTGCCGGCCGCGGCCGACACCACGACGGAAGAACTGCCGGTGATCGACGCCCTCGACGGCGCCCAGGGGCTGAAGCGCGTGGGCGGATCGGCGCGCCTCTACCTGGACCTGCTGCGCGACTTCCTGAAGGGCCATGCGAGCGACGCCGAGCGCGTGGAGGCGCTGGTGGAAGGCGGCGACTGGGCCACTGCCGGGCGCGTGCTCCACACCTTCAAGGGCGTGGCCGCGGCACTCGGCGGCACCGAACTCGCCGCGCTCGCGGTGCGCGTCGAAGACGCGGTGCGCGAGCAGAACCGGGGCGCGGCAGTCGAAGCGCTGCCGCCCTTCACGCGGGCGCTCGGCAACCTGTGCGGCGCGCTGGCGGAACACTTTGCCCGCCACCCCGGAGGCGCGCCTGCGGCGTCGGCCTCGGTCGGCGCCACCGAGGGCCCCGACCTGCGGGAAGGACTGGAACAGGCGGCCGAACTGCTGCGCGCCGGCAATTCCCGCGCCGAACGCGTGGTGGCGTCGATCGCCCCCGCCGCGCATGCGCAAGGCCACGGCGGCGAGGTGGATGCGATCCTCGCCGCGATCGAGGACGTGGAATTCGATGCCGCACTGGCGCGCGTCAATGCGCTGCTGGCCCGATTCGAGAGGAATGGATGA